The genomic DNA CGTCAACGCCCTCAAGGCACAGGCGGACTGTGTGGCTAGATACGACGTCCGCAACTAACGTTAGTTCTATTCCAACCAGTGTCTAATCCTTTTCGGGTAAGTTCAGTTTTCATAATTACAAATTGTCCCTATACTAATAACCAATTACGGGGTAACTAGACCTCTGGAAGTTTTAGAGTTTATAGGTGCGGCTCTGTTCTACTTAAGACCCACTATTTATGGGTCACTGAATTTGCTAAGTACTGCTGCCCCCCCCAACCCTATTTCCTTCGTATTTTCCCAGCTTTCTCTTCCATTTACCACCACGACAACCTTTTAGAGAAGCAACGAAACGCTCTCGCAACCAATTTGCTGCTTTTCCTCAAGAATACTTTCATATCCTCAATAACTCATTCTTGTAATGTGAACGagcttttctttttcttccctATTAgatttttatataataacctCATATGCacaacatcatcttcagtcCATCCATGTCCCTTGTGTTGATGGACTCCCGTGGCTACGCATGATTCGGGACGCTATCGCCGCCCTGCTCTCTGTCAGCTAAGAAGAGTCTGGAGCGCTGAATAATTAAACACCACTGCAATCAGAAACTTATCCTCCATCGCTTCACGATTCCCGATTCTATCGTAGTTCAGGCACACGCCACCCTGCTAGCATTATCATAATCTGGCCAATCAGTATGTCGACGGGAGACACCGAAACCAGGCACATGAATAAAAACTTACGACACTATCAGCGGAGTTTCACAAACTCCGCCTACTCCTCTATAAAATGGAAGGGTTGCGCAGCAGAGATTTTCGTTTGTCCTCACCACTATTTCTTCGATTCCTGAACAACAACCATTAGCCTTCCTGGCTCCTAGCCTTATATCCATATAACATTCTCTCATCACTATGACTTCTAGATACGCCCAAGTCCACGAGTCCCCAGCTGGACCCGGTGACGCTCGCCCTACTGCTTCTCAAATCATCCAGGATGAGGGGCTTGAAGGGAAATGGCAGGACAAAGTCATTCTCATCACCGGCTGTTCCTCTGGCCTAGGTGTTGAGACAGCGCGTACCCTGGCAACGACCGGCGCCAGTCTGTACCTCACTGCCAGAGATCTGAACAAGGCGAGGTCTGCCCTTGGCGACCTTGCCCAGAGTGACCGTGTTCATCTCCTCCAGCTTGACTTGAATTCCCTCGCAAGTGTGCGGGCTTGCGTCGCCGAATTCACGTCGATGAGCTCCAAACTCAATGTCCTTATCGCCAATGCTGGTGTGATGATGACGCCGGAAGGTCGAACTGCCGATGGCTTTGAGACTCAGTTCGGCACGAATCACCTTGCCCACTTCCTTCTATTCCAACTCTTGAAGCCAGCCTTGTTAGCTTCTTCTACAGCTGATTTCAACTCTCGCGTCGTTATTCTGTCCTCAATTGCACATCGCTCAGCCGAGGTCGATTTTGACAACTTGAACCTCGATGGCGACTACAACCCTTGGGTTGCTTACGGCCAGAGCAAGACGGCTAATGTCTGGACTGCGAACCAGATTGAACGCCTTTATGGGCGCAATGGCCTACACGCGTGGAGTGTTCAACCTGGTCCTACGGGTACTGGCTTATACAAGCACATGTCTGAAGCGGAAGTTGCGGCAAGCCAGTCGGACCCGACTCTCGCCAAGATTTTCAAGACGGTTGAGCAAGGTGCTAGTGCCACGGTATGGGCTACTACGTCGAAAGCTTTGGAAGGACAAGGTGGCAAGTACCTTGAGGATTGCCAGATTTCTAAGCCGTGGGATTCTGCTGCCGGTCCTTGGGCGCCAGGGTATGGCTCGTGGACGTATGATGACGAGAAGGAGGCCAAGCTGTGGACCAAGTCCCTGGAATTGGTCGGAATGAAGCAGTAGAAATCATTGTCTTATCCTTCCCCTTGTTTCTTGCATTTCTTCCCTTTTATTCTTAGGGTTAGCTCATGTTTGAAGGGTCACGCCAGAACTTTGTTGTGAGACGATCTGCTTGGGGAGGTACTACAAGGGTTCTGTTGACTTCTGAGAGAAAGGCTTAAGCGTCAGATAggcatcatcgtcaccaaTGATGACCTTCCCCGATGAACACTGAACTTCATAAGTTCCTCGACAACACGGCTGGTGTCGCGAAGAGTCCAGACTAGCGGGGTTTTGCTATAGCTATCTTCAATACCAAATACAGAATATAGGCTTCAGAATCCCTACGAATCTCTAACGGCGCACTTCGTCGGCAAAAACTCTCTTCATCCAGTCCAGCAGCTAATATGACCGGTCCACGTAGGCAATAAGTTCGCCTGAAGCCGTGTTGTTAAAATGCTAGACTGGACTGTTCTTGCCATCTGACAGTCCTTATATACAAGTCAGGAGGGCTGCTACCACAAATTTAAGAGTATGTAACCTCTGGGTTGGCAAAATATTATAGGAGTGAATATTTAGACATGAAATTTTTAAGTAAGTTGTGGGTGGGCAAGTATATAGCTTTTCGGCCGCATCATAGATATAAATAACATATCTTATACACAGTTCAAGCATTATATTGTAATACCTCTAGAGTTACTTATAGTAAGCTTTAAACTTTTGTTGCAGTGTTGAGCA from Fusarium oxysporum f. sp. lycopersici 4287 supercont2.63 genomic scaffold, whole genome shotgun sequence includes the following:
- a CDS encoding oxidoreductase; the protein is MTSRYAQVHESPAGPGDARPTASQIIQDEGLEGKWQDKVILITGCSSGLGVETARTLATTGASLYLTARDLNKARSALGDLAQSDRVHLLQLDLNSLASVRACVAEFTSMSSKLNVLIANAGVMMTPEGRTADGFETQFGTNHLAHFLLFQLLKPALLASSTADFNSRVVILSSIAHRSAEVDFDNLNLDGDYNPWVAYGQSKTANVWTANQIERLYGRNGLHAWSVQPGPTGTGLYKHMSEAEVAASQSDPTLAKIFKTVEQGASATVWATTSKALEGQGGKYLEDCQISKPWDSAAGPWAPGYGSWTYDDEKEAKLWTKSLELVGMKQ